One Poseidonibacter antarcticus genomic window carries:
- a CDS encoding ABC transporter permease translates to MVWIFQLLALMKKEFLAIWSDKKSRMIIIVPPLVQLLLFSFAVTLEVKNIDIAVLDRDNSLKSQEIVRTLEYSDSFTNIYRLSSEEQLKEYIDSQKALIAIYIPQNFAKKILKNENVSIQIIADGRKSNSSQIAQKYVQSAIQKVVVSTSTDNTIISRNLYNPNLDNFWWILPNLMGSLSMLIALLLTSLSVARERELGTFEQLLVSPLSSTLLIIGKTIPPLLISIVEASFIFFVAIVFFKVPFVGSLLILYIGLISFLFSMVGIGLFISSLSSTQQQGILGAFVIMVPFILMSGFATPVENMPEWLVPFTDIIPLKYFLVLLKGVFLKDISFDMAISLILPMLALGFISLFFASWMFRKKIQ, encoded by the coding sequence ATGGTTTGGATTTTTCAATTATTAGCTTTGATGAAAAAAGAATTTTTAGCTATTTGGAGCGATAAAAAATCTAGAATGATTATCATAGTTCCACCACTAGTACAACTTTTACTTTTTTCATTTGCAGTAACACTAGAAGTTAAAAATATAGATATTGCAGTTCTTGATAGAGATAACAGTCTAAAAAGCCAAGAGATAGTAAGAACACTTGAATACAGTGATTCCTTTACAAACATTTATAGACTTTCTAGTGAAGAACAATTAAAAGAATATATAGATTCTCAAAAAGCTTTAATAGCTATTTATATTCCACAAAATTTTGCAAAGAAAATACTAAAAAACGAAAATGTATCGATACAAATAATTGCAGATGGAAGAAAATCAAACAGCTCACAAATAGCACAAAAATATGTTCAATCAGCTATACAAAAAGTTGTAGTTAGTACATCTACTGATAATACAATCATTTCAAGAAACTTATACAACCCAAACCTTGATAACTTTTGGTGGATACTTCCAAATCTAATGGGAAGCTTATCAATGCTAATTGCACTTTTATTAACATCATTATCAGTTGCGAGAGAGCGAGAACTTGGTACGTTTGAACAACTTTTAGTTTCTCCTCTTTCTTCAACTCTATTAATCATTGGAAAGACTATTCCACCTCTTTTGATAAGTATTGTTGAAGCTAGTTTTATATTTTTTGTAGCAATTGTCTTTTTTAAAGTCCCTTTTGTAGGCTCACTTCTTATTCTTTATATAGGATTGATCTCTTTTTTATTTTCAATGGTAGGAATTGGACTTTTTATCTCTTCACTATCATCAACACAACAACAAGGTATTTTAGGAGCATTTGTCATAATGGTTCCTTTTATTTTGATGTCAGGATTTGCAACACCTGTTGAGAATATGCCTGAGTGGTTAGTACCTTTTACAGATATTATTCCTTTAAAGTATTTTCTAGTTTTACTAAAAGGTGTATTTCTAAAAGACATAAGTTTTGATATGGCTATCTCTCTTATACTTCCTATGTTGGCACTTGGGTTTATATCACTATTTTTTGCTTCGTGGATGTTTAGGAAAAAGATTCAATAG
- a CDS encoding cysteine hydrolase family protein encodes MENTALIIIDLQNDYFGSIKDAKWQLDKTEEAADNALKILTKCREKDIKIVHVRHEFESEEAPFFTPNSNGSKIHESLTPKENESQVLKHNVNAFKDTNLKAILDDSNITNVIIVGAMSYMCIDAVTRAASDYGYNCFLAHDACATSDVEFNGVKVEAKLAHVTIMSALSFAYANVQTSEEILELL; translated from the coding sequence ATGGAAAATACAGCACTAATAATTATAGATTTACAAAACGACTACTTTGGAAGTATCAAAGATGCAAAATGGCAACTAGATAAAACAGAAGAAGCAGCAGACAATGCACTGAAAATACTAACAAAATGTAGAGAAAAAGACATAAAAATAGTTCATGTAAGACATGAGTTTGAAAGTGAAGAAGCTCCATTTTTTACACCTAATTCAAATGGTTCAAAAATTCATGAATCTTTAACTCCAAAAGAGAATGAATCACAAGTTTTAAAACATAATGTAAATGCATTTAAAGATACAAATTTAAAAGCTATTTTGGATGATTCTAATATTACAAATGTTATCATCGTTGGAGCAATGTCATATATGTGTATTGATGCAGTTACAAGAGCTGCTAGTGATTATGGATATAATTGCTTTTTAGCTCACGATGCTTGTGCTACAAGTGATGTAGAGTTTAACGGTGTAAAAGTAGAAGCTAAACTAGCTCATGTGACAATTATGTCAGCACTTAGTTTTGCTTATGCAAATGTACAAACAAGTGAAGAAATACTAGAACTACTATAA
- a CDS encoding response regulator transcription factor translates to MELSDLSVLYIMDNQYKEEKLYSLLSHTVNKVSCATNINDAKTQYIKQSPCLIIIDSNFENKDIIEFLCDLRKDDIKTAFIVISNNKDNQYLSQLLELYITKYLIKPFKAEVLIQALNKCMEIIERRIYSNFKIADNIFFNFQTQSIIKNNESYVLNKKESLLLNLLIQNQGRIITYEEIEYEIWNNECTNAALKSLIRDLRKKTAKDIIVNYSGIGYKLELQKISA, encoded by the coding sequence ATGGAACTAAGTGATTTATCTGTACTTTATATAATGGATAATCAATATAAAGAAGAGAAACTATATTCTCTTCTTAGCCATACTGTAAATAAAGTAAGTTGTGCTACAAATATAAATGATGCAAAAACACAATATATAAAGCAATCTCCTTGCTTAATCATCATAGATAGCAATTTTGAAAATAAAGATATTATTGAGTTCTTATGTGACTTACGAAAAGATGATATAAAAACTGCTTTTATAGTAATATCAAACAATAAAGACAATCAATATTTAAGCCAATTATTAGAACTTTATATTACAAAGTATTTGATAAAACCTTTTAAAGCAGAAGTTTTAATCCAAGCACTAAACAAATGTATGGAAATCATAGAAAGAAGAATATATAGCAATTTTAAAATAGCTGATAATATCTTCTTTAACTTCCAAACTCAAAGTATCATCAAAAATAATGAATCATACGTGTTAAATAAAAAAGAGAGTTTACTCCTTAATCTACTAATACAAAATCAAGGAAGAATTATCACCTATGAAGAAATAGAGTATGAAATTTGGAACAACGAATGCACAAATGCAGCTTTAAAATCTTTGATTAGAGATTTGAGAAAAAAGACAGCTAAAGATATTATAGTTAACTATTCAGGAATTGGATATAAGTTAGAATTACAAAAGATTAGTGCCTAA
- a CDS encoding HNH endonuclease — MIKININQELLNKHINQTYSKLKDLIIGINKTGLNSIDKNCLEYIENNLKDILKANNEQLKVYINHFKNNYENSIGIENQKKEDWKPLYKIIRDEIFEKEYNNWGSRKVQYNTYEFVKSLDLKTCPYCNRNYTFTVDEDSGKLRPEIDHFYPKSIYPFLAMSFYNLIPSCPICNHTKSSKISNDLINPYDIKENDFKFTYKPTDISFTQIDSKKYDTNSFEIEFKNSNKNIETFKLDELYKQHKDIVIDLLMKKAYYPKSYIEELEKNFGFSEDEIYRYLLGNYQKEEDLHKRPLSKLIKDISEELNLI; from the coding sequence ATGATTAAAATTAATATTAATCAAGAACTTTTGAATAAGCATATTAATCAAACTTATTCAAAATTAAAAGATTTAATTATTGGAATAAATAAGACAGGATTAAATAGCATAGATAAAAATTGTTTAGAATATATTGAGAATAATTTAAAAGATATTTTAAAAGCGAATAATGAACAATTAAAAGTATATATTAATCATTTTAAGAATAATTATGAAAACTCTATAGGAATTGAAAATCAAAAGAAAGAAGATTGGAAGCCTTTGTATAAAATTATAAGAGATGAAATTTTTGAAAAAGAATATAATAATTGGGGAAGTAGAAAAGTTCAATATAATACTTATGAATTTGTAAAGTCCTTAGATTTAAAAACTTGTCCTTATTGTAATAGAAATTATACTTTTACAGTTGATGAAGATAGTGGAAAATTACGACCTGAAATAGACCATTTTTATCCAAAATCAATATATCCTTTTTTAGCTATGAGTTTTTATAACTTAATTCCTAGTTGTCCTATTTGTAATCATACAAAAAGTAGTAAAATTAGTAATGATTTGATTAACCCTTATGATATTAAGGAGAATGATTTTAAATTTACATACAAACCTACTGATATATCTTTTACGCAAATTGATAGTAAAAAATATGATACAAATAGTTTTGAAATAGAATTTAAAAATAGTAATAAAAATATAGAAACTTTTAAACTAGATGAACTATACAAACAACACAAAGATATAGTTATTGATTTACTTATGAAAAAAGCATATTATCCAAAGTCATATATAGAAGAATTAGAAAAAAATTTTGGATTTAGTGAAGATGAAATTTATAGATATTTATTAGGAAACTATCAAAAAGAAGAAGATTTACACAAACGCCCATTATCAAAACTAATCAAAGACATAAGTGAAGAGTTAAACCTAATCTAA
- a CDS encoding ATP-binding protein, translated as MELVYLWVEDYKNIHKQGFNFSPRFECEFKDEYDDEGKLKDNCELIIKEKKDYVSIFPDNINVTAIVGENGSGKSSILELLPYGPKSTINDNIVFLLFYKNEEYILLNLNTKKHIIILNNNYEKVNYTLYADIDNIEKKYELRTIIYDTDFAKENFKDKDILKFFDDLTNYGFSFKKEYLENNNKIFNIEKYKHISNFLIYILRDELISLNVFFRPIYMKISNLDMSNSNLKIDEIIESLTNEEIDIDIINKLKEKKDLFIKLKYNQKIFVNNLDEIKIFFELAIQEYLDIDFYNEKDISFSEFSQGERNFYNHFLLLMYINKNHSKSKGKENAFFLIDEPDTTLHPNWQKKYVNQLLNIYKNYKKDIHLIITSHSPFILSDLPKENVIFLEKGKQVYPFEDNQQTFGANIHTLLSHGFFMKDGLMGEFAKNKISKILNFLNGKNKFIDIPINQIKPIIKIIGEDFLREKLLRMYDERFPISKEEKIKQLEEELKKLRND; from the coding sequence ATGGAATTAGTTTATTTATGGGTTGAGGATTATAAAAATATACATAAACAAGGATTTAATTTTTCGCCTAGGTTTGAGTGTGAGTTTAAAGATGAATATGATGATGAAGGAAAATTAAAAGATAATTGTGAATTAATCATAAAAGAAAAAAAAGATTATGTGAGTATCTTTCCTGATAATATAAATGTGACTGCTATTGTTGGTGAAAATGGGAGTGGAAAGAGTAGTATTTTAGAATTATTACCTTATGGTCCAAAATCAACAATAAATGATAATATAGTATTTCTTCTTTTTTATAAGAATGAAGAATATATATTGTTAAATTTAAATACTAAAAAACATATAATTATTCTTAATAATAATTATGAAAAAGTTAATTATACATTATATGCAGATATTGATAATATTGAAAAGAAATATGAACTTAGAACAATAATCTATGATACTGATTTTGCAAAAGAAAATTTTAAAGACAAAGATATACTTAAATTCTTTGATGATTTGACAAATTATGGATTCTCATTTAAAAAAGAGTATCTTGAAAATAACAATAAGATTTTTAATATTGAAAAATATAAACATATTTCAAATTTTTTAATATATATCTTAAGAGATGAATTAATTAGTTTAAATGTTTTTTTTAGACCAATTTATATGAAAATTTCAAATTTAGATATGAGTAATAGTAATTTAAAGATTGATGAAATTATTGAAAGTTTAACTAATGAAGAAATAGATATTGACATAATTAATAAATTAAAAGAAAAAAAAGATTTATTTATTAAATTAAAATATAATCAAAAAATATTTGTAAATAATTTAGATGAAATAAAGATATTTTTTGAATTGGCAATACAAGAGTACTTAGATATTGATTTTTATAATGAAAAAGATATAAGTTTTAGTGAGTTTTCGCAAGGAGAAAGAAATTTCTATAATCATTTTTTACTGTTGATGTATATTAATAAAAATCATTCAAAATCTAAAGGAAAAGAAAATGCTTTTTTTCTAATTGATGAACCAGATACAACTTTACATCCAAATTGGCAGAAAAAGTATGTAAATCAATTATTAAACATTTATAAGAATTATAAAAAAGATATTCACTTGATAATAACATCACATTCTCCATTCATCCTTTCAGATTTACCAAAAGAAAATGTAATTTTCTTAGAAAAAGGAAAACAAGTTTATCCTTTTGAAGATAATCAACAAACTTTTGGAGCAAATATTCATACTTTACTTTCTCATGGATTTTTTATGAAAGATGGACTTATGGGTGAGTTTGCAAAAAATAAGATATCTAAAATATTAAACTTTCTTAATGGTAAAAATAAATTTATCGATATACCAATAAATCAAATAAAGCCTATTATTAAAATAATAGGAGAAGACTTTTTAAGAGAAAAACTTTTAAGAATGTATGATGAAAGATTTCCTATCTCTAAAGAAGAAAAAATAAAACAATTAGAAGAAGAATTAAAGAAGTTAAGAAATGATTAA
- a CDS encoding GNAT family N-acetyltransferase gives MNIMETDRLILRTTILQDTNDLYKQVFSNDDVVKFTFGSDGLNIDKTRDFIKNNCNFDKKLGLSTLVEKTSGKIIGLAGNIECNYLEKKDYEFGFILGKEFWGKGYATEIGKAQINFIQNKLKAKRVLALVHKDNIASIKTIKKLGLSYLTTVSTNGRGNREIYIKNF, from the coding sequence ATGAATATAATGGAAACAGATAGATTAATTTTAAGAACTACAATACTTCAAGATACAAATGATTTATATAAACAAGTATTTTCTAATGATGATGTTGTAAAGTTTACTTTTGGAAGTGATGGTTTAAATATTGATAAGACAAGAGATTTTATAAAGAACAATTGTAATTTTGATAAAAAACTTGGATTATCCACATTAGTAGAAAAGACTAGTGGAAAAATTATTGGTCTTGCTGGAAATATAGAATGTAATTACTTAGAAAAGAAAGATTATGAGTTTGGGTTTATATTAGGAAAAGAGTTTTGGGGCAAAGGATATGCAACAGAAATAGGTAAGGCACAAATTAATTTTATACAAAATAAGTTAAAAGCAAAAAGAGTCTTAGCCTTAGTACATAAAGACAATATAGCTTCAATCAAAACAATTAAAAAACTTGGTTTAAGTTATTTAACAACAGTGTCAACAAATGGTAGAGGAAACAGAGAAATATATATAAAAAACTTTTAA
- a CDS encoding substrate-binding periplasmic protein, translating into MKSLKKTVGIAVFSLSILFPLHLFSDTLKIATDEWCPYDCLKGQNDGKVGYLGDLLVETMKARGHKVEFVEVNYTRGLELVREGKLDGTMACFREEAPDFIFPDFPLGKSNSTFFTLKNSSWKYTGTQSLKQANMIGVIDGYDYVDPTVMEYLNKKPNNVLAMKGEKPLERLLEMLISGRITTIVEDKSVLEYKITQMGKADLIKVSGVTNAVIDVFASFSPKKKSSKEYAKILSEETIKMREDGRLQILLDKYGIKDWQSK; encoded by the coding sequence ATGAAAAGTTTAAAAAAAACAGTAGGTATAGCAGTATTTAGTTTAAGCATACTATTTCCACTACATTTGTTTTCAGATACGTTAAAAATAGCTACAGATGAATGGTGTCCTTATGATTGTTTGAAAGGACAAAATGATGGAAAGGTTGGTTATTTAGGTGATTTATTAGTTGAAACTATGAAAGCAAGAGGTCATAAAGTTGAGTTTGTAGAGGTTAATTATACTCGTGGTTTAGAATTGGTTCGAGAGGGGAAATTAGATGGTACGATGGCTTGTTTTAGAGAAGAAGCACCTGATTTTATTTTTCCAGATTTTCCACTTGGAAAAAGTAACAGCACCTTTTTTACCCTTAAAAACTCTTCTTGGAAATATACAGGAACCCAATCACTTAAACAAGCTAATATGATCGGCGTGATTGATGGTTATGATTATGTTGATCCAACTGTGATGGAGTATCTTAATAAAAAACCAAATAATGTTTTAGCAATGAAAGGTGAAAAACCATTAGAAAGATTGTTAGAGATGTTAATTAGTGGCAGAATAACTACTATTGTTGAAGATAAAAGCGTTTTGGAATATAAAATCACACAAATGGGTAAAGCAGATTTAATAAAAGTCTCTGGAGTAACAAACGCAGTTATTGATGTTTTTGCTAGTTTCTCACCAAAGAAAAAGAGCTCAAAAGAGTATGCTAAGATTCTTTCAGAAGAAACTATAAAAATGCGAGAAGATGGGCGGTTGCAAATTCTTTTAGACAAATATGGAATTAAAGACTGGCAATCTAAGTAA